TTTTAATGTTGTAATCTATATCTGAACATATTATGTGCATACATATATTCGTTcacatattatgtaatattttttctttattttgactttaaatactaaactttgtaacaaaatatcaattttttaaatttatttcagtgGCGGGATTTACATTTTCCTTCGAATTATTATGCagtcacatttttataaataccattctaattattacatattttacacaattttgaGTCTAGAATCAAACACCATATTGATAAATAGAAAtgtaataagtttttaaatattgatttattatacaattattgtaaaggTAAATAAGAGATCATAATAACAAACCTTCtttctacataaatattaatgtttttattaaggtttttctatcagtttattttatcaaaatttttattgaataaagttGGACACGTCTGCAATTTCAGAATAAAGTAAGTAGTTCAATTGATCtacaaacaataaattctcaaaataaagattatttgtcGATTGGAAACAAATCGTCGTACGTGAATTTTccagtaattttatttgcgatATTTGTGAAGAGCTCCGATAACGCGTTCTCTAATACTGGTTTTATTTCATCTATTAACAAATGGCTGTTTGCGTTTATAACCTCATTACTCGCTGCTcctgatttaataaaaaattaattaatgtaaatataatgacgcttgtatttacaaaaaataaaaaaaaacgtataattatatgacaTCATAACATACCAAGAATAGGATCGCCAccaaataaattatctaagTGGACCGTAGCTTTGTTTAtcataatatcaaatttcatCTTTTCAAAGTTGATATaagtgttattatttttaacaatcttATGAGACCTTAACAAGCAGTCGCACTCGTAACcaactgtaaaatatatagtaaattaGGCAAGGATAAACAttctgataaatttttcttattgtttcTTCCTATGGTCTAGACGCggatgcaataattttctcattattatattttaatgaaaacctatgaaatttttaaaaataaacttaggTCTTACAAAAGCTTCCAGTTAGGCCTCCTTCTCCGACCAGTCTAAGTAAAAGTATCTgggcatttattttatattttcctcgAAAATCAAGTTTTTGAAAGGCAACTTTGAAGGTAATCAACACATTATCCGGGTCGATTTTTAAATCTCGAATTTTAAACGTGGATGGTCCAAAcacctataaaaataattttttattgtaaaatattatatgtatatatatatacatataattttgtttgatgattaaaatattatttataattatttgtaaacaatattcacaatttttaaaatcaattatttaatcacgTGTACACACACGCATATGTTCTAAGTTGTATTGTAAGTAATAAGAACACAAACtgatacatatataatcaCCTGTATATTTGTGAGGTTGACGTCAAGTCTTGCCGCTTGGGGACCTCTCGCTAACCGCACGTGCTTCAATATAAGTGGTTCGATTGCTGGAACTTCTAATTCCGGGATTccagtttttaatttgccTCGAAGTTGCtcaattgaatttaatacgCAGGTATTTATTTCTGGATCTtttctattacatattttcatgTATGGTGCtgaaaaaagtacaaaataattaatttctgtacTTTtcctaaagtaaaaaattattccagaaatttgtaattttgcttataataaataatataataaatgactctatttataaataaagttgcagtaaaattaaaaatggattaTGTTTATCCAGTTTTTTTCCAGAAGATTTagttaatttactttaaaacaaTAAGCATAGTgagttaaaaaagttttgtttgaattttaaatcaacataagataaaataaatttaaaagaataaaattaaaaaaacaaagtttgagaaatgtaataatattaaaaagagaaaatagataaatttttgttttcttaccGATATATATAAGTgtcatatatttctttattgtaatatgtaCCTTGAAGGCATTACAGATTGCAACGGGATCAAGAATAAGAACTGTGTTTAgtgtatatttatatggaaatatgtaattttatgtaatttaaataagtagaatattaatgaaaatcaGTCATCGtgtgataatttatttaatttattttgtaaactaaTCTTATCAAAAAAGAGTGATTAtaattacgaaatatttaacTAACGCTTCGAAATTAAGGAACAATGATGCATTTAAGCAAAACAAGACGAGAAAATATCGATACCAAGATTTATTTTCGataaacaatgtttaaaaaatttttctagttTTGACGAATTGATATTCTCGCTTCTTTAGacttttgaattttatgtcaaaatgcttgaaaatattgattatcttatctgttatctgtttttttaaataaaaatagcacattatttaataccgaaaataatgtttgttttttttttgcaaaaagacaagacaagagaaaaaaagcaacagtaataataatttcaaaaataatattttaaacaaaacaaaaaattctcaGATAAGATTCTGAAATTACCGTAAAATTCATTACCATGGAACAGTCAAATTAAACTTGCTAGAAGTTTTGgaaaagaaaagttttcaAAAGAAGTATGTTGTCAATGGAAAGTAGtgacacataaatatatttcttttattttattggctTTTGCTGAACTATACTTTACTCTTTCTTAGACTTTTGtctatatattgcaattattgtgtattttttattttaattttatatcaatgatAAGCAGTTATTTTGACACAAAACAgttgatacataaataaaataatacagagacattcttaagatattgaggtatatttattttaaggagTGTGAGTTTCAAACTAGTTATGTAAATCAGTGCTCGGAAATGCCAGGCGATTGAATAGTTTGGATAGTTTAAATCTTaagatatcaaataatttaaacctTTCAAATtgaaagtataatttaaattgcccAGACAGTCAAATGTTTTGATATTGCAGTTATGTTATGTTGTTAACAATCATTGCCAGCAAACATGCCAGCAACTAATTTAGACTAACATGAAACATGAGACAACGTTATGTGTGTTAATTTGTTTTCATATTGCTGTTacattgcaaataatataatataccaTTATTGctgaccatttttttaaatgttttcaaCTAATTGCGCGTATAAAGTAGTCATGTGGCTGAATTtataatgtgttttattttgatgttGACAAATGTGTAGCAAATATATAACAACACATGTAACGCGTTAATTTGCTCAAAATGCTACATTACATTTGGTTATCTGGATGTTTgtttatttcagatttaaaagtttgaaattattataatttaaactaaaattttctaaaattagtataaaaagagataaactcacgtaaaaagttatttaaaggattcttgtttttaagaaataaagatccgcaagatattaaatttgactACAAATGTTCCTCTTTCGATTTAAATCAataaccaaaaaaaaaaaaaaaaatttttaattaaaaatataaaaaacatgcgAATATAAGAATGACCAAAAATgttctttgtaaaaattttcaaatttatagtTTTGGGGCAGtttgtatattattgcaatattactatttctttaaagttaattatattagattaaattacTACTTTATATTAGATTAAATACTATACATGGCATTCATGTGTATACGATACTCATATGCAGATAAGTGAAACAACACTTCTGTGAATTGAATATGTAAcaggaaatattttaaacaaatttactcttttaaagatggcaataaattttttgctttttaattaattgtagtttttcttagataataatttctatttacatgaattttatatgaatgaattatttatactttaaattattaaacatcacacaaattgtttcttattatttctaatcacaatttcgttaaaataaattgttttgaaaatatatctattttttaattttatgttgtaataataactttatttataaatgtaataatgtgtAAACAACTGAGcacgacacacacacacacacacaaaattacACGCGCGCATATGTACTTTAGCTTCTATAATGTTACTCACGTATTTCGGCGAAGGTCACAGCGAGAAATGCGTAGACCACACTGAAATAAAAGATCATTAATCGATACAATATAACATACAGTAGTTtcaactattaatattaataagctAATAAAATTCCTGAAGGTCAGTTTTTGTTTCTAAATATAGAACGATTACTATTCATAGCTAGtcgttttaatgtaaaatgtattccAAATGGATACCGCATCACCTAACGATTTCTGTCATTATTTAGAGACAAAATTGTTAACTAAAATatcaagattataatttttattattttaaaaattaataaaaattagattattcaAATCTCAATTACGATACATCTGAAACAATAAAGGAAAGGCACCGAAACAGTTTCCTAAATTGGAACCCCcttatttctcggaaactaAATATCGCGCCGTACAAATACCGATGAAAACATGATTCGCTtggttaattaaagaaataaaagtccATGTTTCATACAATTATGCCCTTTTCTACGTAAAATccactaaaaataaatttgtcaaaagcgagagttttatttgcacaattttttcttccaaATTGCACAGTTTAAACAATAGTAAGTGTATTATCAATTATCAACATTACCATCATTTCACATGTTTGTagtttttaaaactgtttctttttattttccttttttatatttattttgtaatgtagttgtaaatataaaattgcatgtGTGCGTAAATTGGAATACTCCGTGAGATCAGAGGTCTAGTAATGATACCTGTTACTATATGACCGTAATATAACCAGGCCGtgaactttaatatataacctACAtgctttaatataataacctAAACGTTTTGAGGCGAGATTTCATGAGAGACAATAGATGAGATCGAAAAGCGTgcctattaaaaaatatgctttttaGGCTAACCTAACGGAATAACATAGAAATTACTACGTAATTTAAGTAAGATGTACTagtataaatcaataaaatgtaacattaatacttCGATCGTGTAGAAGTTCCAAATTAGACGCCATTTTGTCAGATGCCCTATTTgacatatattacaaaaataataattatttaaaaaattaaaacagtattataaaaaatactatattatttgatagaagatactttctaatttaaattaggatttttaaaagtgtttttctAACTATTATTTAAGTCTAATTCTAAAAACGAAGTAGTGCTCCAATTTCGGTGCCTTTTCTCTACATGCAATaaagcaattaatttattatgacataattaatatataaattaataaagttaatatataaattaatacacaGAAAGtatggttttaataaaatatttaaaaattaagctaaatgtaaatctgaaaataattttattgggacattaaaataactttttaaggATACTCAAGCATATTTTTCCAtcgaaattatgtaaaaaaataatactatgtttttagaaataaattaggAACTTTAaggacggaattcatagtttgatcttatatttaagattatcttaagacaattttaagacgtcaatattgttattttattggttAAGTATAAAGTCTTAAATCTCGTGGCTAGATTTAAGGTAATCTTGAACTTAAGATCGATTTATGAACACTAtgagtaaaatattacatataagataataaggaaaataagagaaaagtaTAAGAGGATAGTTTGTCTgaaaatttgtgtgtgtgtgtgtgtgattatAGAGAGTTGCGTTCTCTGTGTCAAAGTCTCTGATTCAAGTACGACAGATTAGAAATATATGATTTCTATTCGATCGCTATCTTTTAGAATGTATAATGGCAAACTGCCAAGGGTGTACCAAGAGAACTCCAATTTGATCGTTTAGAATggcatttaaatttgtaagttCCGTATAATACCTGTGTAATTGTAAAAGAAGCACTCACTATAGAAGTACATCAAGAGATcgctatatacatttttaacgtTATGCGATAAAATCAAACTTTCTTTATATTCATCAATCAATTAGTGATTTTCGTAAAGTATAccgaaaattgattaataatatcgtattgataaaaaataacgcaATCCGCAAGTCGTTAGTTTGTTGTTTGGGTCTGTTTAGCAgaactaaataaaatgttatctaTTTCTGACTCGATTATAGTTTGATCTtcgtacaaattatttattttaggaaAAAAGGATACTcgttaatattatgattattagactgattatcaatttaattttgtaatataaatgagGCCGATTACGACTGACTTAGACGCCCCTACGCAGGAAATCGATCGTGAACCCCCAATACAAAGTTGAAAAGacaaagaagtaaaaaattccTGCTTTTAGCGCTACCcagaaaagaagagagacaACAGATCTTCCACCGTTCGTGCAGTCCTGCTGGCGTAAGCATCTGAACTGGCATCGCTGCATAGCACCCTCTAAATTTTGCACACCTTCAAATTTTACGCTCTACGCTACAGCGTATACTGCGTACTCTGCCTAGTAACACCCTCGGATATAAATCTAGTTTATCTTATAACTGTGTTTTAAAGACCAAAAGTGTTTTAAAGAAGAAACTATTCAGTGTATAGATCAGTAAATTTTGAAAggtatagaaaaattacacaaGTAAATATTTGTACGAATATCTAATAGCTACGACCGAGCAAGGCATATTCTTTATTAGTTGCATTTTTCTTCTGTCTCTGTATTCTCTTCttgtctttaattaattttttttatatttatttctatataaaaattaaatcgcaaaaatatgttataaagtagatttaaacataaaaaaaattaaaaaattgaattttttgaattCTCTGGTACAATCAAGCTAGTTGATGGATGAAAATGATTACGggatgataatataataatagtaatatatacatatatatataaaataaaagttgaagaagaaagaaatgtacattatagagtttgtaaaaatatatagatgttTACTACTATAATACAATATCTATATTACACTCATATAAAAGTCAATTCAATCAGTAAAACTAAATGTTGTcagcataattttaatatgtgaCAACTTTGAGAACGGGGGGCTCTTGTTTACCTACAATCCCCATTGCCTACAATCTCGATtacagcttcgtttgcacacacgaaaataattaatggacAAGAGTAGGATTGCACACGTAATATTACTGCGcccatacacattgcacacacgaCAATATTGCGCGCGGACAGATTGcatacatgatattatttcgctcatacacattgcacacatgtcACTATTGCATACATTCggattgcacacatgacaatATTGCGCACacgcacattgcacacatgattaTTGTGCTCATACACTCTGTAAGCAAGAAGAAAGGAGTAAATCTCATTgtcagatgcgcacagtgtaAAAAGGACATCACCAAACAAATTCTATAAAGTTATCGTAGTATTAACTAAAACAGTAATCTGATtgaaacgacgtccacgcttgtactgtaccacatgggtttgcgactttttaGACACCCCTATTGATGGGATTGGTGCGAACGAAGCCCCCCCCCCTTACATCttccccgtgtgtgtgtgtgtgtgtgtgtgtgtgtgtgtgtgtgtgtgtgtgtgtgtgtgtgtgtgtgtgtgtgtgtgtgtgtgtgtgtgtgtgtgtgtgtgtgtgtgtgtgtgtgtgtgtgtgtgtgtgtgtgtgtggccaTAGCCAAGAAGTGTCCACGCATTGTACTGttccacatgggtttgcgacttgtCATGCAAAGTGAGGTTTatctacttttctttttattcttaatatacttttatttttatttttaatatggtaTATCTTGAAAACTAAAGCAGTTAGCTCTATAATAAGatctatacaattttttattgagcaTAAAAAATGCTATCAAAACCATCAAATTAAAGCTCCAAGTTATTGGAATCGTGCCTTCAGAGTGTATGAGCGCAatgatatcatgtgtgcaatgtgtatgagcgtattaatattatgtgtgcaatgtgcacttgtgcaataatgtcatgtgtgcaatgtgtatgagcgtattaatatcacgtgtgcaatgtacATGTGcgtaataatgtcatgtgtgcaatgtgtatgagcgaaataatatcatgtgtgcaatgtattaatattgtttctttaacttatgtgtgcaataatgtcatgtgtgcaatgtgcatatgcgcaataatgtcatgtatTTAATGTGTATAAgcgtaataatatcatgtgtgcaatgtgtatgagggaaataatatcatgtgtgcaatcgtacttttgtaccttaattatttttgtatgtgcaaacgaagctgtaGGCAAATCGAAATGTAGGCAATCGGGCacctttgcaaaatttgtgtaCAAACAAAGCTGTAGGCAAATGAATCCCCCccattaacaaaatatttttttgggtgtattataatataatggcCTTGCTgagtaaaaaagttaaagaatattgttatttatgttattagaaacattaaatatatatataaagattaaaacatCCAAATGATAAAAACCTTACGTTATTAactaataagttaaaattaatattgtgttaattattagaaattataggtaatatttgtataaaatgtatatctttttttctacgaaaaaaatgataaagatatctgtaaatataaaaacatattaatgtagatatttaaatattttaaagatcaaACTATGTAAATTCTGTTAAATAttagctatattttttttagaaaaagaaacggcaattcaagaaaaataatgtaatattcaaATCAGAATTAAACATAGATGAGATATGTAATATTGGTCTGCAAAGAATTTTGatgcttaataatataatttttgtgtaaatttttgcaatatttttacaatatttgtaatttttataacttatgtGAATTGCGCGCTGCATATACGTTAATCTCAAAACAAAAAACGagtttaagtaaaaatatgacaggataagaaagaagaagtaagaaaatagaaaatagcaTACTGAAATGAAGATAAAGTTAATGacactaattatttaaatactatttataaattaaataaaaaattatgtatatatatatttggtatgttttgtatttttgtagcagatatttttctataatgttatctgtttaataaaatttacatttttttatatcctaaaatttaatatattatttttatatacatatcaattttaaatgtctTGTGTGCAACGTTTTCTACATATTCCTTTGATGTTGCTTCCAATAGAATTTCTAATTTCTTTGATGTGTATGCATACTGTAcacaaatatatgaaaactACAATTTAATGTTACTTCTGAACAGTTTTGTAAGATAGAGGTTTTGAGGCATAAAATATCATTCCTCCTTTCTcttctcactcactctctctctctctctctctctctctctctctctctctctctctctctctctctctctctctctctctctctctctctctctctctctctctttctctctctctctttctctctctctctctctctctttctctctttctcgatgCCCCTTTATGGAAGAAaagaataagtataaaaatttttttagttctttagtgttacagatttttttagtattttagtGTTACCTATGTGCTATCTAGCTACATTATGTTTGCtcttttaatatgttttatattctaacagaaaagaatattttatttaaaaataaatatttaaagttttttaaataaatcctaCTTTTTATGCTTTTGCTGTAAATCTAGGTTTTAATGTGTTTGACCTTTCAAGATCGGCATGATAcatttatgcaatattttgtttcaCGTTATTTCTATTTTGATCTACTAATTATTTGGTAGAGATCAAAATATCTAAACATGTGAAAAAGGTATAAATTAACTCTTAGTATTTACacctcagaaaaatttaataataatcatggGGTTATTTTGACCTCAATTTTGAACACTTATTGCACCAAAGTATGCGTTCtattgacaattaaaaatttccggACCTGATTTATACATTGaagaacatatttttataattaaaataatcaatttttatgtttaaagtattgagaaaaattattgaaaaaaatactttttaaaaaaatttataaatcttttaattttttttacgcttTTGAAAGTCTAGTATTCATAatatcaatgtaaaaatttgttggAATTAGATAAATCTTGGGGTGATTACTAAGGATTAATCATATGCCCAGttgaaaattactaaaataaaataatgacaaatatacttatttaattgtgtttaatttatacgtaatttattcttatgtacGTTAAACtttagttataatttaaaaacagaaagttaaattatatgtgcaaaataatcatgtaaaacataaatatgtgataagtgtaacttaattatttcaagaagacataaaataaatttgtgacatttactcaataaaaaaacgaagaaaataatctttgactttttattcaaatttaaaaataataatacaaatcgACATTAAACATGCAACATGGATAAGATATGTCATTTTTCGTACAGTTTTGGTTTTCAAAtctagaaacaaaaattttgtatcacGTTAGGGTTTTAAGAAACTTGGGATCAAAAGTGCCAGAAAAGTGTTTTTGGAACAATGTTGCGAGTAAACCTGATGTGCTAGAGATTTTTAATAGGGATTTAATTAAAGCTTGGATCTTATGCTCTGAgatgataataatgaaaataatgttgtAATCGTCTATATTTTGAGTATAATGTTAGATTTGTGGTGTACATGCGTGCTTATTCCCAGATAGTCAAATGTCTTGATATTGCAGTTATGTTGCCAACAATCGTGCAGTAACTAATTTAGACAAACTCGGAACAAGGTGAGACAGCATTATGTCtgttagattaaatttatataaattttatttttaacaatggcAAATTGATAGCAACATGTTAgcattaatttgttatcaatCATTTGTTGTCATGTTGCTATTATATCGCAAACAATATAATGTATCATTATTGCTGAccgtttccttttttaaatgtccTCAACTAATTGCATTATGTAATCGTGTTACTGAATTCgtaatgtgttttatttcgatgtcattaaatgtataacaaaTCTATAACAACACATGCAATGCATTAGTTTGCTCAAAATGCTACATCACGCTTGGTTATCTGAGTTGTTCTTCACTGTACGTTGTTTGAGAAATTTTGCAATCAAACGAGCTTCAGactacattttattatctaatataaactatattttgTTCTACATTAAAGTGGGTTAAGTTGTTGAGAATAAAGcctgattttaatttagttgtttACTATTAATGCGTATTAAGCAGCGattaaaatttacagaaaatgACACATTATACATGTTGCACGTTTAATGTCAAcctgtgtaattatttataagtttaaacaaaaaatttaaaaaacatttgtttaaattttttttactaagtAAATATCACAAACTTAATTTATGTGTCTTTTTGaagtactttttataaaaatttgtaattaatggtACATTGGTCACTTGTGTTGATGCTGTACGTATTGAAATCACATTATTCAAATCATCATAATCAATTAAACTACTGGAGGAATCAATGcagaagaattataaaatgttttgtttgtcaaggatgtttaatataaaagatgtcagtacaaaaatatattttaaataattacagcaAATTTTGTTAGTTATTGTACAAGcaataaaaagattgattaaaaatgttaaatcttcttgttaaaaataattttgctgaaTCTAtacattatcttattttaaaaatttatcttcaaactctacatataattttactctCTAATAGGAAacttaataatacttaataatgttattactatattaatatgtatcgTAATATGTActattaatatgtaatgtaatatataatgtgataattacacattaatcatataattattgtttattttaaatttataaggaTGCAtgattttgtttgtttttaacaGCAAATtaagtttgttttaatttatattattataaataaattaattttttttacgtaatattttatgttaagtaattttataattataacataaaatgtaaattaataatgagtaaagtttaataatatttaatattgaataatattaaatattattacaatattaaatattttatacaacagcattttgtagtgttaaatttttatttcttgtgtattacaattgattaatattgaattatgtaataaaaaattctttaagtgtttgtgttttataattaattgtaacaaagaaatacataattttttgttataagacACTAACTGAAGATGTTTAAGGAAAAGATGTAAAGGAAAAGTATTTCTAAATAgagctataaaaataaaataacattaaattgctaatcaatttagttaaaatatttttaatcccacttttttatgtaacataaactaataaatataattctgttaaatataattattacaacacttgtaataagtattttaaatcgCGATTtggattatcaaaataaacttttgtatatatttttttattatgcacaAATCTAGATAACCGTAATTTGTCTTTGTATGTCATGACAATTTCTGTATTTTCTAACTTACGCTAACTCAATTCGATAAGCACTG
This DNA window, taken from Monomorium pharaonis isolate MP-MQ-018 chromosome 6, ASM1337386v2, whole genome shotgun sequence, encodes the following:
- the LOC105837732 gene encoding circadian clock-controlled protein daywake: MCTSIIHICVVYAFLAVTFAEIPPYMKICNRKDPEINTCVLNSIEQLRGKLKTGIPELEVPAIEPLILKHVRLARGPQAARLDVNLTNIQVFGPSTFKIRDLKIDPDNVLITFKVAFQKLDFRGKYKINAQILLLRLVGEGGLTGSFFGYECDCLLRSHKIVKNNNTYINFEKMKFDIMINKATVHLDNLFGGDPILGAASNEVINANSHLLIDEIKPVLENALSELFTNIANKITGKFTYDDLFPIDK